In Nocardioides marinus, one DNA window encodes the following:
- a CDS encoding GMC family oxidoreductase, whose amino-acid sequence MAKKAPHSNEADYVVVGSGSSGATIAGRLAQSGAKVIVLEAGKTDQKFLTKKPGMIGPMHAVPEIKRTVDWGYYSVPQKHILDRKMPVPRGKVLGGSSSINGMVYVRGNRANYDSWAAEGCTGWDADSVNAAYKRMEDYEGGADQFRGEGGPIRVTVNKTPQEGSLQFLQATADATGCEILDDYNGASQEGVGRMQQNAADGLRYSASRGYIHHLAPPTLEVQTQVLVTKVIIENGRATGVRVRDKDGSERTIRAGKEVILAAGFVGSAQILMLSGVGHAQHLKDHGIEVVSDLPVGDNLHDHMFHAMTFHATTSKMRGNARFFAKGVAKEVLRPGSTFLANSVFEVLAFLKTSQATTIPDLQLHLLPWSYVSPNQDEPIRHDVDPRPALTVLTTLIYPKSRGTLRLASADPTATPLIDPAYLAESADLDLLTEGSELVREIFSGKAFGGAIKDEIHPGRALQGSDLRQAILNRATSVYHGVGTCKMGVDETAVVNPDLTVRGVEGLRVCDASIMPSITGGNTNAPAIMIGERGADLVLGRG is encoded by the coding sequence ATGGCCAAGAAGGCTCCCCACTCGAACGAGGCCGACTACGTCGTCGTCGGCTCCGGCTCCTCCGGCGCCACGATCGCCGGCCGCCTGGCCCAGTCCGGGGCGAAGGTCATCGTGCTCGAGGCGGGCAAGACCGACCAGAAGTTCCTGACCAAGAAGCCGGGCATGATCGGCCCGATGCACGCGGTGCCGGAGATCAAGCGCACCGTCGACTGGGGCTACTACTCGGTGCCGCAGAAGCACATCCTCGACCGCAAGATGCCGGTCCCGCGCGGCAAGGTCCTGGGTGGGTCGAGCTCGATCAACGGGATGGTCTACGTGCGCGGCAACCGCGCCAACTACGACTCCTGGGCCGCCGAGGGCTGCACCGGCTGGGACGCCGACAGCGTGAACGCGGCGTACAAGCGCATGGAGGACTACGAGGGCGGGGCCGACCAGTTCCGCGGCGAGGGCGGCCCGATCCGCGTCACCGTCAACAAGACGCCCCAGGAGGGGTCGCTGCAGTTCCTGCAGGCCACCGCCGACGCCACCGGCTGCGAGATCCTCGACGACTACAACGGCGCCTCGCAGGAGGGTGTCGGCCGGATGCAGCAGAACGCCGCCGACGGCCTGCGCTACTCCGCCTCCCGCGGCTACATCCACCACCTCGCGCCGCCGACCCTCGAGGTCCAGACCCAGGTGCTGGTCACCAAGGTGATCATCGAGAACGGCCGCGCCACCGGCGTCCGCGTCCGTGACAAGGACGGCTCCGAACGCACCATCCGCGCCGGCAAGGAGGTCATCCTGGCGGCCGGCTTCGTCGGCTCGGCGCAGATCCTCATGCTCTCCGGCGTCGGGCACGCCCAGCACCTCAAGGACCACGGCATCGAGGTCGTCTCCGACCTCCCCGTCGGCGACAACCTGCACGACCACATGTTCCACGCCATGACCTTCCACGCGACCACCTCGAAGATGCGCGGCAACGCACGCTTCTTCGCCAAGGGCGTGGCCAAGGAGGTCCTGCGACCCGGGTCGACGTTCCTGGCCAACTCCGTCTTCGAGGTGCTCGCCTTCCTCAAGACCAGCCAGGCCACCACCATCCCCGACCTGCAGCTGCACCTGCTGCCGTGGTCCTACGTCTCGCCCAACCAGGACGAGCCGATCCGCCACGACGTCGACCCGCGCCCGGCGCTGACGGTCCTCACGACGCTGATCTACCCCAAGTCCCGCGGCACCCTGCGCCTGGCGTCGGCCGACCCGACGGCCACGCCGCTCATCGACCCGGCCTACCTCGCCGAGTCCGCCGACCTCGACCTGCTCACCGAGGGCTCCGAGCTGGTGCGCGAGATCTTCAGCGGCAAGGCCTTCGGCGGTGCGATCAAGGACGAGATCCACCCCGGCCGGGCACTGCAGGGCTCCGACCTGCGGCAGGCGATCCTCAACCGGGCGACGTCGGTCTACCACGGCGTCGGCACCTGCAAGATGGGCGTCGACGAGACCGCCGTGGTCAACCCCGACCTCACCGTGCGCGGCGTCGAGGGGCTGCGCGTGTGCGACGCCTCGATCATGCCGAGCATCACCGGCGGCAACACCAACGCCCCGGCCATCATGATCGGCGAGCGCGGGGCCGACCTGGTCCTCGGTCGCGGCTGA
- the pdxY gene encoding pyridoxal kinase PdxY, with amino-acid sequence MRVLSIQSSVAYGHVGNSAAAFPLQRLGHEVWPVLTVHFSNHTGYGAWRGPLLDPADVAEVIAGIEDRGVLGTADAVLSGYQGDPAVGGVVLDAVAKVKELNPGALYCCDPVMGDVGRGMFVRPGIPEFMRDTVVPAADVVTPNHFELDFLAGTTTRTLDEVLAAVDVVRAKGPRHVLVTSVLHDEVPEGHLEVVAVSDEGAWAVTTPLLPITPNGCGDVTAALYLAHLHETGSPAEALSRTTGTVFAVLEATLASGHREIRLVDAQDAIAAPPTTFAARRLR; translated from the coding sequence ATGCGCGTGCTCTCCATCCAGTCCTCGGTGGCCTACGGCCACGTCGGCAACTCCGCGGCGGCCTTCCCGCTGCAGCGGCTCGGCCACGAGGTGTGGCCCGTGCTCACGGTGCACTTCTCCAACCACACCGGGTACGGCGCCTGGCGCGGGCCGCTCCTGGACCCGGCCGACGTGGCCGAGGTGATCGCGGGCATCGAGGACCGCGGGGTGCTCGGCACCGCCGACGCGGTGCTCTCGGGCTACCAGGGCGACCCGGCCGTGGGCGGGGTCGTGCTGGACGCGGTGGCGAAGGTCAAGGAGCTCAACCCCGGGGCGCTCTACTGCTGCGACCCGGTGATGGGCGACGTGGGGCGGGGCATGTTCGTGCGGCCGGGCATCCCCGAGTTCATGCGGGACACCGTCGTACCCGCCGCCGACGTGGTGACCCCCAACCACTTCGAGCTGGACTTCCTCGCCGGCACCACCACCCGCACCCTCGACGAGGTGCTCGCCGCGGTCGACGTCGTCCGCGCGAAGGGCCCGCGGCACGTGCTGGTCACCTCGGTGCTGCACGACGAGGTCCCCGAGGGACACCTGGAGGTGGTCGCGGTCTCCGACGAGGGCGCCTGGGCGGTCACCACGCCGCTGCTGCCGATCACGCCCAACGGCTGCGGCGACGTCACCGCCGCGCTCTACCTCGCGCACCTGCACGAGACCGGCTCCCCGGCCGAGGCGCTCTCACGCACCACCGGCACGGTCTTCGCCGTCCTCGAGGCGACCCTGGCCTCAGGCCACCGGGAGATCCGTCTCGTCGACGCCCAGGACGCCATCGCCGCTCCCCCGACGACCTTCGCCGCCCGCCGCCTGCGCTGA
- a CDS encoding SDR family oxidoreductase encodes MSERVVVVTGAASGIGFATAERFRDLGDTVFGLDIAPTVPEGVTYVECNVGSKAAVDAAIATCAASGRIDVLANVAGVVQFGRFEGVSEEVFDRTLDIDLKGPFFLMQAALPHLRAAGGNIVNVSSVAGRIPQPYSAAYSAAKGGLTQLTRALALELSPEGIRVNAVCPGTVATPLVDGVAASYPADLDARVQDRLLMMLPGAAITPDEIASSIVYLASAEARMITGSVVAFDGGMG; translated from the coding sequence GTGAGTGAGAGAGTCGTCGTCGTCACCGGTGCTGCCTCGGGCATCGGCTTCGCCACCGCCGAGCGCTTCCGCGACCTCGGGGACACCGTGTTCGGGCTCGACATCGCACCGACCGTGCCCGAGGGGGTCACCTACGTCGAGTGCAACGTCGGCTCAAAGGCCGCCGTGGACGCAGCGATCGCGACCTGCGCCGCCTCGGGCCGCATCGACGTGCTGGCCAACGTGGCCGGCGTCGTGCAGTTCGGCCGGTTCGAGGGCGTGAGCGAGGAGGTCTTCGACCGGACTCTCGACATCGACCTCAAGGGGCCGTTCTTCCTCATGCAGGCCGCGTTGCCCCACCTGCGCGCCGCGGGCGGCAACATCGTCAACGTCTCCTCGGTGGCCGGTCGGATCCCGCAGCCCTACTCCGCGGCGTACTCCGCGGCCAAGGGCGGGCTCACCCAGCTCACCAGGGCGCTGGCGCTCGAGCTCTCCCCGGAGGGCATCCGCGTCAACGCGGTCTGCCCCGGCACCGTGGCGACCCCGCTCGTGGACGGCGTCGCGGCGTCGTACCCCGCCGACCTCGACGCGCGCGTGCAGGACCGGCTGCTGATGATGCTGCCGGGCGCCGCCATCACTCCCGACGAGATCGCGTCCTCCATCGTCTACCTCGCCTCCGCCGAGGCGCGGATGATCACCGGCTCGGTCGTCGCCTTCGACGGGGGCATGGGCTGA